A window of the Miscanthus floridulus cultivar M001 chromosome 14, ASM1932011v1, whole genome shotgun sequence genome harbors these coding sequences:
- the LOC136506139 gene encoding TATA-box-binding protein 2-like isoform X2, producing the protein MAEPALEGSQPVDLSKHPSGIVPTLQNIVSTVNLDCKLDLKAIALQARNAEYNPKRFAAVIMRIREPKTTALIFASGKMVCTGAKSEQQSKLAARKYARIIQKLGFPAKFKDFKIQNIVGSCDVKFPIRLEGLAYSHGAFSSVRDETYTAFENIYPVLTEFRKVQQ; encoded by the exons ATGGCGGAGCCGGCGTTGGAGGGGAGCCAGCCGGTGGATCTGTCCAAGCACCCCTCCGGCATCGTCCCCACGCTCCA GAATATTGTCTCGACGGTCAATTTGGACTGTAAATTGGATCTGAAAGCAATTGCCCTTCAAGCACGTAATGCAGAATATAACCCCAAG CGTTTTGCTGCGGTTATTATGCGGATAAGAGAACCAAAGACTACAGCATTGATATTTGCGTCGGGAAAAATG GTCTGTACTGGAGCAAAAAGTGAACAACAATCTAAACTTGCAGCTAGGAAG TATGCTCGCATCATCCAGAAGCTTGGTTTTCCAGCAAAATTCAAG GACTTCAAGATTCAGAACATTGTTGGGTCTTGTGATGTCAAATTCCCGATCAGGCTTGAGGGTCTTGCATACTCTCATGGTGCTTTCTCAAGT GTGAGAGATGAGACGTACACTGCCTTCGAAAATATTTATCCTGTCCTCACAGAGTTCAGAAAAGTCCAGCAATG A
- the LOC136506139 gene encoding TATA-box-binding protein 2-like isoform X1 has product MAEPALEGSQPVDLSKHPSGIVPTLQNIVSTVNLDCKLDLKAIALQARNAEYNPKRFAAVIMRIREPKTTALIFASGKMVCTGAKSEQQSKLAARKYARIIQKLGFPAKFKDFKIQNIVGSCDVKFPIRLEGLAYSHGAFSSYEPELFPGLIYRMKQPKIVLLIFVSGKIVLTGAKVRDETYTAFENIYPVLTEFRKVQQ; this is encoded by the exons ATGGCGGAGCCGGCGTTGGAGGGGAGCCAGCCGGTGGATCTGTCCAAGCACCCCTCCGGCATCGTCCCCACGCTCCA GAATATTGTCTCGACGGTCAATTTGGACTGTAAATTGGATCTGAAAGCAATTGCCCTTCAAGCACGTAATGCAGAATATAACCCCAAG CGTTTTGCTGCGGTTATTATGCGGATAAGAGAACCAAAGACTACAGCATTGATATTTGCGTCGGGAAAAATG GTCTGTACTGGAGCAAAAAGTGAACAACAATCTAAACTTGCAGCTAGGAAG TATGCTCGCATCATCCAGAAGCTTGGTTTTCCAGCAAAATTCAAG GACTTCAAGATTCAGAACATTGTTGGGTCTTGTGATGTCAAATTCCCGATCAGGCTTGAGGGTCTTGCATACTCTCATGGTGCTTTCTCAAGT TACGAACCAGAGCTCTTCCCTGGCTTGATCTATCGAATGAAGCAGCCAAAGATTGTGCTGCTGATTTTTGTTTCAGGCAAGATTGTTCTGACTGGAGCTAAG GTGAGAGATGAGACGTACACTGCCTTCGAAAATATTTATCCTGTCCTCACAGAGTTCAGAAAAGTCCAGCAATG A